In Helicobacter anatolicus, a single genomic region encodes these proteins:
- a CDS encoding DNA-directed RNA polymerase subunit alpha: MKIIKTIPYIPTNVEVENLGPNKVRVIAYPFEAGYAITLAHPLRRLLLSSSVGLAPIALKIENVTHEFDSIRGIVEDVSPFIVNLKNIRFLEKNALKADEKIFLEYSFQGPLILTGAHLVNEQIDVVNKEAVLATINEDATLKFSVIVQRGIGYVPSEDIRVLIPEDYIPLDAYFTPVRKAVYEIENVLVEDNPTYEKIIFDIETDGQINPHKAFQQAIAIMHSQMSIFDADMSSIPTAQKQASEDNYDFKDLLIKIDSLSLTARCFNCLDRIGIRYIGELVMMSENDLKNIKNMGKKSYDEIADKLQELGYPVGTELEEDKKTALGKKIAKLKS, translated from the coding sequence ATGAAGATTATTAAGACTATACCCTACATCCCTACAAATGTAGAAGTGGAGAATTTGGGTCCAAATAAAGTTAGGGTAATAGCTTATCCTTTTGAGGCAGGGTATGCTATTACTTTGGCTCATCCATTAAGAAGATTATTATTGTCTAGTTCTGTTGGATTGGCTCCTATAGCTTTGAAAATAGAAAATGTAACTCATGAATTTGACTCGATACGCGGAATTGTGGAAGACGTGTCACCTTTTATAGTAAATTTAAAGAATATAAGATTTTTAGAAAAAAATGCTTTAAAGGCGGATGAAAAAATCTTTTTGGAATATTCATTTCAAGGTCCTTTAATATTAACTGGTGCTCATTTGGTTAATGAACAAATTGATGTTGTAAATAAAGAAGCTGTGTTGGCAACAATCAATGAGGATGCAACTTTGAAGTTTTCTGTTATTGTTCAGAGGGGCATTGGTTATGTTCCAAGTGAAGATATTCGTGTATTAATACCTGAGGATTATATTCCTTTGGATGCTTATTTTACACCGGTAAGAAAAGCTGTTTACGAAATAGAAAATGTGCTTGTTGAAGATAATCCAACATATGAAAAAATTATTTTTGATATAGAAACAGATGGACAGATAAACCCTCATAAGGCTTTTCAACAGGCAATTGCTATTATGCATTCTCAAATGAGTATTTTTGATGCAGATATGAGCTCTATACCAACTGCACAAAAACAAGCATCAGAAGATAATTATGACTTTAAAGACTTATTAATTAAGATTGATAGTTTGAGTTTAACAGCTAGATGCTTTAATTGCTTAGATAGAATCGGGATACGCTATATTGGCGAACTTGTTATGATGAGTGAAAATGATTTGAAAAATATTAAGAATATGGGTAAAAAATCTTACGATGAAATTGCTGATAAATTACAAGAATTAGGTTACCCTGTAGGCACAGAATTAGAAGAAGATAAAAAAACAGCATTGGGTAAAAAAATTGCTAAATTAAAATCTTAA
- a CDS encoding EscU/YscU/HrcU family type III secretion system export apparatus switch protein, translating to MKKAAALAYNTLQDSAPRVIASGKGAIAQQIIQKAKEYNLPLFSNAALVESLINIDINSEIPVELYNGVVEVFVWLDQCEKKAQIS from the coding sequence ATGAAAAAAGCAGCAGCTCTAGCTTACAACACACTGCAAGATAGTGCACCTAGAGTAATAGCATCTGGCAAAGGAGCTATAGCACAACAAATTATACAAAAAGCAAAAGAATATAATTTGCCTTTATTTAGCAATGCTGCTTTAGTAGAATCTTTAATAAATATAGATATTAATTCTGAAATACCTGTGGAGCTTTATAATGGAGTTGTCGAGGTTTTTGTATGGTTAGACCAATGTGAGAAAAAAGCACAAATTAGCTAA
- the rplO gene encoding 50S ribosomal protein L15 has product MALENIKPAQGSVRDIKRVGRGQGSGMGKTSTRGGKGQTARSGYKAKRGFEGGQQPLQRRLPKVGFRVQNLKPYVINTDRILVLSELSELTFESIRSVHKFPKYIEKIKLIGTNVKNLTSKVKDERIVFSGK; this is encoded by the coding sequence ATGGCATTAGAGAACATTAAACCCGCACAAGGTAGCGTTCGTGATATTAAGCGTGTAGGTAGAGGTCAAGGTAGTGGTATGGGTAAGACTTCTACAAGAGGTGGAAAAGGACAGACTGCAAGATCTGGATATAAGGCAAAAAGAGGTTTTGAGGGAGGGCAACAACCCCTTCAGAGAAGATTGCCAAAAGTTGGTTTTAGGGTACAAAACTTAAAACCTTATGTAATCAACACAGATCGTATTCTCGTGCTTTCTGAATTATCAGAATTGACTTTTGAAAGTATTAGGAGTGTTCATAAATTTCCAAAATATATTGAAAAAATCAAATTGATTGGAACAAATGTAAAAAATTTAACTTCCAAAGTTAAAGATGAGCGTATTGTTTTTAGTGGAAAATAA
- the rplN gene encoding 50S ribosomal protein L14 translates to MIQSFTRLNVADNSGAKEIMCIKVLGGSHKRYASVGDVIVASVKKAIPNGRVKKGQVIKAVIVRTKKEVHRDNGSLIRFDDNAAVILDAKREPIGTRIFGPVSREVRYANFMKIVSLAPEVL, encoded by the coding sequence ATGATTCAAAGTTTTACAAGATTAAATGTTGCTGATAATAGTGGTGCAAAGGAAATTATGTGTATCAAAGTTTTAGGCGGAAGTCATAAAAGATATGCAAGTGTAGGTGATGTTATTGTTGCTTCTGTAAAAAAGGCTATTCCTAATGGAAGAGTTAAAAAAGGTCAAGTAATTAAAGCAGTTATAGTGAGAACAAAAAAAGAAGTTCATAGGGATAATGGATCTTTAATTCGATTTGATGATAATGCAGCAGTAATTTTGGATGCAAAAAGAGAGCCTATAGGAACAAGGATTTTTGGACCTGTGAGTAGGGAAGTGCGATATGCAAATTTTATGAAAATAGTATCGTTAGCTCCGGAGGTATTGTAA
- the rpmJ gene encoding 50S ribosomal protein L36, which produces MKVRPSVKKMCDKCKVIKRKGVIRVICVTPKHKQRQG; this is translated from the coding sequence ATGAAAGTAAGACCGTCGGTCAAAAAGATGTGTGACAAATGTAAGGTCATTAAGAGAAAGGGAGTTATTCGTGTGATTTGTGTAACTCCAAAACATAAACAAAGACAAGGATAA
- the secY gene encoding preprotein translocase subunit SecY, with protein sequence MNKTIVNKILITLMFLFAYRILAYIPIPGVDLAVIKDFFNTAGNSQNALGLFNMFSGNAVERLSIISLGIMPYITASIVMELLAATFSNLAKMKKERDGMQKYMQIVRYLTIAVTIVQAVSVAFLLRNMGNSANGAVMIDMQSFVVLAVVSMLTGTMLLMWIGEQITQRGIGNGISLIIFSGIVSSIPSAIAGTFKLVNTGEINFLVLIVMLVIIIFTVFAIIYVELAERRIPISYARKVVMQNQNKRIMNYIPIKINLSGVIPPIFASAILVFPSTLLQASSNNFLKSIADILGPDKYLYNILMFIFVIFFAYFYASIAFNSKDIADNLKRQGGYVPGMRPGEGTVQFLNTVASRLTFFGSLYLALISTLPWILVKSMGVPFYFGGTAVLIVVQVAIDTMRKIEAQIYMNKYKTLSAVGF encoded by the coding sequence ATGAATAAAACGATAGTAAATAAAATACTTATCACTTTAATGTTTTTATTTGCCTATAGAATATTGGCTTATATCCCCATTCCAGGTGTGGATTTGGCAGTTATTAAAGATTTTTTTAATACTGCTGGTAATTCACAAAATGCTCTAGGTTTATTTAATATGTTTAGTGGTAATGCTGTTGAAAGATTAAGCATAATTTCTTTGGGGATTATGCCTTATATTACCGCTTCCATTGTAATGGAGCTATTGGCAGCGACATTCTCAAATTTAGCTAAAATGAAAAAAGAGCGCGATGGTATGCAAAAGTATATGCAAATTGTTCGTTACCTTACTATAGCCGTTACGATAGTTCAGGCTGTAAGTGTTGCCTTTTTACTTCGCAATATGGGTAATAGTGCTAATGGTGCAGTGATGATCGATATGCAAAGTTTTGTTGTGTTGGCAGTAGTTTCTATGCTAACTGGTACCATGCTTTTAATGTGGATTGGTGAGCAAATTACGCAAAGAGGCATTGGTAATGGTATTAGTTTGATTATTTTTTCTGGAATTGTATCTAGTATCCCTTCTGCAATTGCAGGAACGTTTAAGCTTGTAAATACAGGAGAGATTAATTTTCTTGTCTTGATAGTTATGTTGGTAATTATCATTTTTACGGTGTTTGCTATTATTTATGTTGAACTTGCAGAGAGAAGAATCCCTATTTCTTATGCTCGTAAAGTGGTAATGCAAAATCAAAACAAAAGGATCATGAACTATATTCCAATTAAAATTAATTTAAGTGGTGTGATACCTCCTATATTTGCATCTGCAATCTTGGTGTTTCCTTCAACATTATTACAGGCTTCATCAAATAATTTTTTAAAATCTATAGCAGATATTTTAGGACCTGATAAATATCTTTATAATATTTTAATGTTTATTTTTGTTATATTTTTTGCTTATTTTTATGCTTCTATTGCATTTAATTCAAAAGATATTGCTGATAATTTAAAGAGACAGGGAGGATATGTTCCTGGTATGCGCCCTGGTGAGGGTACTGTACAGTTTTTAAACACTGTTGCTAGTAGATTGACTTTTTTTGGTTCTTTGTATTTGGCTTTAATATCTACATTACCCTGGATACTTGTAAAAAGCATGGGTGTCCCATTTTATTTTGGTGGTACTGCTGTATTGATTGTTGTGCAAGTAGCAATTGATACGATGCGAAAAATTGAAGCCCAGATTTATATGAATAAATATAAAACTTTAAGTGCTGTTGGTTTCTAA
- the rpmC gene encoding 50S ribosomal protein L29 gives MKFIELKDKDLDELKKMLKEKKAELFEMRIKLKTMQLTNPSQIAALRKDIARINTAISAKND, from the coding sequence ATGAAATTTATTGAATTAAAAGATAAAGATCTTGATGAATTAAAGAAAATGTTAAAAGAGAAAAAGGCAGAGCTTTTTGAAATGAGAATAAAGCTTAAAACGATGCAATTAACAAATCCTAGTCAAATTGCAGCATTAAGAAAGGATATTGCGCGTATCAATACAGCAATATCTGCTAAGAATGATTAG
- the rplQ gene encoding 50S ribosomal protein L17, translated as MRHGKDYRKLGRTSSHRKALLKNLSIALIEHGKIETSVFKAKELQSYIERLITTARVGDFNSHRAVFALLQHKAATKKLITEIAPKYKERNGGYTRIQRTRIRRGDASVMAIIELV; from the coding sequence ATGAGACATGGTAAAGATTATAGAAAGCTAGGAAGAACTTCTTCTCATAGAAAAGCTCTTCTTAAAAACTTGTCAATTGCTTTGATTGAGCATGGTAAAATTGAAACTAGTGTATTTAAAGCTAAAGAATTGCAATCCTATATTGAGAGATTGATTACAACTGCAAGAGTAGGTGATTTTAATTCTCATAGAGCAGTATTTGCTCTTTTGCAACATAAGGCAGCTACTAAAAAGCTTATTACAGAAATTGCGCCTAAATATAAAGAGAGAAATGGCGGGTATACTCGTATTCAAAGAACTAGAATTAGAAGAGGTGATGCTTCTGTAATGGCTATTATAGAGCTTGTTTGA
- the rplX gene encoding 50S ribosomal protein L24, whose amino-acid sequence MTKIKIKKGDMVKVIAGDDKGKVAKVLGVFPKTSCVIVEGCKVVKKAIKPSDNNPKGGFISKEMPMDISNVKKVEEK is encoded by the coding sequence ATGACAAAAATAAAAATTAAAAAGGGCGATATGGTTAAGGTTATCGCTGGTGATGATAAAGGAAAAGTTGCTAAAGTTTTAGGCGTTTTTCCTAAAACTTCTTGCGTAATTGTTGAGGGTTGCAAGGTTGTAAAAAAAGCAATTAAGCCAAGTGATAATAACCCTAAGGGCGGCTTTATTTCCAAAGAAATGCCTATGGATATTTCTAATGTAAAGAAAGTTGAGGAGAAGTAA
- the map gene encoding type I methionyl aminopeptidase, translating into MSIIIRNKKEIDSLRRPNALVGATLKYIQDFIKPGISLKDIDSLIEDFILSHNAKPSFKGLYGFPSSACLSVNEVIIHGIPTDYILKEGDIIGIDVGTQIDGWYGDGAITMGVGKIALQDQKLIDCAKETLLNSISEIKVGMYFKELSKILEENIRKKGFVPLKDYCGHGIGRKPHDEPSIPNYLESSNYKQGPKIKNGMVFCIEPMVCVESGEPKVLQDKWSVVSSDGFRGSHYEHTVAIIDGVAEILTEA; encoded by the coding sequence ATGTCAATTATTATTCGCAATAAAAAAGAAATCGACTCTTTACGTCGTCCTAATGCCTTAGTTGGGGCGACATTAAAATATATTCAAGATTTTATTAAACCCGGCATTAGTCTTAAAGATATTGATAGCTTGATTGAGGATTTTATACTTTCTCATAATGCTAAACCTTCATTTAAAGGTTTGTATGGGTTTCCTAGTTCTGCCTGTCTTTCGGTTAATGAAGTGATTATTCATGGTATTCCTACAGATTATATTCTTAAAGAGGGTGATATAATTGGCATTGATGTTGGAACGCAGATAGATGGATGGTATGGAGATGGTGCAATTACAATGGGTGTAGGAAAGATCGCTTTACAAGATCAAAAACTTATAGATTGTGCTAAGGAAACATTATTGAATTCAATCAGTGAGATTAAAGTAGGGATGTATTTTAAAGAGTTAAGTAAGATTCTGGAAGAAAATATTCGCAAAAAAGGCTTTGTTCCATTAAAGGATTATTGTGGGCATGGTATAGGTAGAAAGCCTCATGATGAGCCTAGTATCCCAAATTATTTAGAAAGTAGCAACTATAAACAAGGGCCAAAAATAAAAAATGGAATGGTGTTTTGTATAGAACCTATGGTATGTGTAGAAAGTGGAGAACCTAAAGTATTGCAGGATAAATGGAGTGTTGTATCTAGTGATGGTTTTAGAGGAAGTCATTATGAGCATACTGTGGCTATAATTGATGGTGTTGCAGAAATTTTAACGGAGGCTTAA
- the rpsH gene encoding 30S ribosomal protein S8: protein MVNDIIADSLTRIRNASMRRLDTTTLYYAKIVVSILEIFKSKGFIKDFDVNDKDGKQSISVQLAYDDRGYSVINEVKRISKPGRRVYKSHTELKRFKNGYGTIVVSTNKGVIGNEEAYKANVGGEALCSIW, encoded by the coding sequence ATGGTAAATGATATAATTGCAGATTCTTTAACACGTATTAGAAATGCATCTATGAGAAGATTAGATACAACTACGCTTTATTATGCAAAAATTGTTGTATCAATTTTAGAGATTTTTAAATCAAAGGGTTTTATTAAAGATTTTGATGTGAATGACAAAGATGGTAAGCAAAGTATTTCTGTACAGCTTGCTTACGATGATAGAGGTTATTCTGTGATTAATGAAGTTAAAAGAATTAGTAAGCCTGGAAGAAGAGTTTATAAAAGTCATACAGAATTAAAAAGGTTTAAAAATGGTTATGGTACTATTGTAGTTAGTACTAACAAAGGCGTGATTGGTAATGAGGAGGCTTATAAAGCTAATGTTGGCGGTGAAGCGCTTTGTAGTATATGGTAG
- a CDS encoding type Z 30S ribosomal protein S14, with the protein MAKKSMIAKTNRKAKFSSRAYTRCQVCGRPHSVYRDFGLCRVCLRKMGNEGLIPGLRKASW; encoded by the coding sequence ATGGCAAAAAAATCAATGATTGCAAAAACAAATAGAAAGGCAAAATTTAGTTCGAGAGCTTATACTAGATGTCAAGTTTGTGGGAGACCACATTCTGTTTATAGAGATTTTGGACTTTGTAGAGTATGTTTAAGAAAAATGGGTAACGAAGGTTTAATTCCTGGTCTTCGTAAGGCAAGTTGGTAA
- the rplE gene encoding 50S ribosomal protein L5, giving the protein MYALKTKYNEEIKKQLAVELDIKNPMLLPKLEKIVISVGAGDYAKDTKIIQNMADTISLIAGQKAVITVAKKSVAGFKMREGMPMGVKVTLRGNQMYNFLEKLIVVSLPRVKDFRGVPRNGFDGRGNYSFGLNEQLMFPEVVYDDIMVSHGMNITMVTSTDNDKNAFKLLELLGMPFAKGK; this is encoded by the coding sequence ATGTACGCATTGAAAACAAAATATAATGAAGAGATTAAAAAGCAGTTAGCTGTAGAATTGGATATTAAAAATCCTATGCTTCTTCCTAAGCTTGAAAAAATTGTGATTAGTGTTGGTGCGGGTGATTATGCAAAAGATACAAAGATTATACAAAATATGGCAGATACTATTTCTTTGATCGCTGGTCAGAAGGCTGTAATTACGGTAGCTAAAAAATCAGTTGCTGGTTTTAAGATGAGAGAAGGTATGCCTATGGGTGTAAAAGTAACTTTACGCGGTAATCAAATGTATAATTTCCTAGAAAAATTAATTGTAGTTTCTTTGCCTAGAGTAAAAGATTTTAGAGGTGTCCCAAGAAATGGGTTTGATGGTAGAGGAAATTATAGCTTTGGTCTTAATGAGCAATTAATGTTCCCTGAAGTTGTATATGATGATATTATGGTAAGTCATGGTATGAATATTACAATGGTAACTTCTACAGATAATGATAAAAATGCATTCAAGTTATTAGAATTGCTTGGTATGCCATTTGCAAAAGGAAAATAA
- the infA gene encoding translation initiation factor IF-1, which translates to MAKDDVIEIDGKVVEALPNATFRVELDNGHIVLCHISGKMRMHYIKILPGDKVKIELTPYSLDKGRITFRYK; encoded by the coding sequence ATGGCAAAAGATGATGTGATAGAAATTGATGGAAAAGTAGTAGAAGCTTTACCTAACGCCACTTTTAGGGTGGAATTAGATAATGGACATATTGTTTTGTGTCATATTTCTGGAAAAATGCGTATGCATTATATTAAAATTCTTCCTGGTGATAAGGTAAAAATAGAATTAACACCTTATAGTCTCGATAAGGGAAGAATCACTTTTAGGTATAAATAA
- the rpsM gene encoding 30S ribosomal protein S13, with protein sequence MARIAGVDLPKKKRVEYALTYIYGIGLKTSRDILNAVNISFDKRVNDLSEDEVSAISKKIQEDYRVEGDLRKKIQMDIKALMDLGNYRGLRHRKGLPVRGQTTKNNARTRKGKKKTVGSK encoded by the coding sequence ATGGCTAGAATTGCTGGTGTAGATTTGCCAAAAAAGAAAAGAGTAGAGTATGCTCTTACTTATATCTATGGTATAGGATTAAAGACATCAAGAGATATCCTTAATGCTGTAAATATTTCTTTTGATAAGCGAGTTAATGATCTCAGCGAAGATGAAGTTTCTGCGATATCAAAAAAAATTCAAGAAGATTATAGGGTTGAGGGTGATTTAAGAAAAAAGATTCAGATGGATATTAAGGCTTTGATGGATTTGGGTAATTATCGAGGTCTTAGACATAGAAAAGGATTGCCTGTGCGTGGTCAGACAACAAAAAATAATGCTCGCACAAGAAAAGGCAAGAAAAAAACTGTTGGTAGCAAGTAA
- the rpsE gene encoding 30S ribosomal protein S5, which produces MEINREEFSEVVVNIGRVTKVVKGGRRFRFNALVVVGNKNGLVGFGLGKAKEVPDAIKKAVDDAFKNIIQVNIKGTTIAHDIEHKYNASRILLKPASEGTGVIAGGSARPVIELAGIKDILTKSLGSNNPYNVVRATVDALARIKA; this is translated from the coding sequence ATGGAAATTAATAGAGAAGAATTTAGCGAAGTAGTTGTAAATATTGGTAGAGTTACAAAAGTTGTTAAGGGTGGTAGAAGATTCCGCTTTAATGCTCTTGTGGTAGTAGGTAATAAAAATGGTCTTGTAGGTTTTGGTTTAGGGAAAGCAAAAGAAGTTCCCGATGCAATTAAGAAAGCTGTAGATGATGCTTTTAAAAATATTATTCAAGTTAATATTAAGGGGACAACTATTGCACATGATATCGAGCATAAGTATAATGCAAGTAGAATTTTACTAAAACCAGCGAGTGAAGGAACGGGTGTAATTGCAGGTGGTTCTGCAAGACCTGTAATAGAGTTAGCAGGCATTAAGGATATTTTGACAAAATCTTTAGGTTCAAATAATCCTTATAATGTTGTTCGTGCAACAGTTGATGCGCTAGCAAGAATTAAGGCTTAA
- the rpsK gene encoding 30S ribosomal protein S11, giving the protein MAKRNTATKKRVVKKNIAKGIVCISASFNNTNVTVTDEMGNVICWATAGGLGFKGSKKSTPYAAQQAVESAMMKAKEHGIKEVGIKVQGPGSGRETAIKSVGVIEGIKVLWIKDVTPLPHNGCRPPKRRRV; this is encoded by the coding sequence ATGGCTAAAAGAAATACAGCAACCAAAAAAAGAGTTGTAAAGAAGAATATTGCAAAAGGAATAGTGTGTATTTCCGCTTCTTTTAACAATACAAATGTAACAGTAACAGATGAAATGGGTAATGTTATTTGTTGGGCTACAGCAGGTGGACTTGGCTTTAAGGGGTCTAAAAAATCTACTCCTTATGCAGCACAACAGGCGGTTGAAAGTGCAATGATGAAAGCTAAAGAACATGGCATTAAGGAAGTTGGTATTAAAGTTCAGGGGCCTGGTAGTGGTAGAGAAACTGCTATTAAGAGTGTAGGAGTGATCGAGGGAATTAAAGTGTTGTGGATTAAGGATGTAACACCTTTACCTCATAATGGTTGTAGACCACCAAAAAGAAGAAGAGTATAA
- the rpsD gene encoding 30S ribosomal protein S4, giving the protein MARYRGPVEKLERRFGVSLALKGERRLAGKSALDKRPYGPGQHGQKRGKISEYGLQLREKQKAKVMYGVSEKQFRAIFAEANRLDGNTGENLIRLIERRLDNVVYRMGFATTRRFARQLVTHGHILVDGKKVNIPSYFVKQGQKIEVVEKTKNNPQVTRSVELTSQTGISPWVDVDKDKRFGIFTRYPEREEVVIPIEERLIVELYSK; this is encoded by the coding sequence ATGGCAAGATATAGAGGACCTGTTGAAAAACTAGAAAGAAGATTTGGAGTTTCTCTCGCGCTTAAGGGTGAGAGAAGATTGGCTGGAAAAAGTGCTTTAGATAAAAGACCTTATGGACCAGGGCAGCATGGACAAAAAAGAGGAAAGATCTCAGAATACGGATTGCAGCTTCGTGAAAAACAAAAAGCAAAAGTTATGTATGGTGTTTCTGAGAAACAATTTAGAGCAATTTTTGCCGAAGCAAATCGTTTAGATGGAAATACCGGAGAAAATCTTATTCGTTTGATTGAAAGAAGGTTGGATAATGTTGTATATAGAATGGGATTTGCTACAACAAGGAGATTTGCTAGACAACTTGTTACACATGGTCATATTTTAGTAGATGGTAAAAAAGTAAATATTCCTTCTTATTTTGTGAAACAAGGACAAAAAATAGAAGTAGTGGAAAAAACAAAAAATAATCCTCAGGTGACAAGATCTGTTGAGTTAACTTCACAAACAGGTATTTCTCCTTGGGTTGATGTGGATAAGGATAAAAGATTTGGTATTTTTACACGCTATCCAGAGAGAGAAGAGGTTGTAATTCCTATTGAGGAAAGACTTATAGTAGAGTTGTATTCTAAGTAA
- the rplR gene encoding 50S ribosomal protein L18, with protein sequence MTNKILARKKSLRNKRKLRIRNSIFGIAQKPRVSIFRSNKYLYAQAIDDQNQVTLACVDGKKLQLGNNKENAKEIAKVFAQSLKDKGISSVVFDRNGYLYHGVIAAFADSLRENGIML encoded by the coding sequence ATGACAAATAAGATTTTAGCAAGAAAAAAGAGTTTAAGAAATAAAAGAAAGCTCAGAATTAGAAACTCTATTTTTGGAATAGCACAAAAACCAAGAGTTAGTATTTTTAGATCTAATAAATATCTTTATGCTCAAGCAATTGATGACCAAAATCAAGTAACTTTAGCTTGTGTTGATGGTAAAAAATTACAACTTGGAAATAATAAAGAAAATGCAAAAGAAATTGCAAAAGTATTCGCACAAAGTCTTAAGGATAAGGGGATTAGTTCCGTTGTATTTGATAGAAATGGTTATTTGTATCATGGCGTTATTGCTGCTTTTGCAGATTCGCTTAGAGAAAATGGTATTATGCTGTAA
- the rplF gene encoding 50S ribosomal protein L6: protein MSRVGKRPISIPSGIEVNVEGSKIVFKSSKVQKELETYGRVEVSYANNELSFKSIDQEPQSRAYWGTYRALANNIVLGMTTGFTKVLEVNGVGYKVAVSGKTLELALGFSHPVKYPIPDGIEMTVDKNTITIKGSDKQQVGQIAAEIREFRPPEPYKGKGIKYSDEVIIRKAGKTAKK, encoded by the coding sequence ATGTCAAGAGTTGGAAAAAGACCTATTAGCATTCCAAGTGGCATTGAGGTTAATGTCGAAGGAAGCAAAATTGTGTTTAAAAGCAGTAAAGTGCAAAAAGAGTTAGAAACATATGGAAGAGTTGAAGTTAGCTATGCTAACAATGAACTTAGTTTTAAATCCATAGATCAAGAACCACAATCTCGCGCATATTGGGGAACTTATAGAGCATTGGCTAATAATATAGTTTTGGGGATGACTACGGGTTTTACAAAAGTTTTAGAAGTAAATGGTGTGGGATATAAGGTTGCAGTTTCTGGAAAAACATTAGAGTTGGCTCTAGGATTTTCTCACCCTGTAAAATATCCTATCCCTGATGGAATTGAAATGACTGTAGATAAAAATACCATTACTATTAAAGGTAGTGATAAACAACAAGTTGGGCAAATAGCAGCTGAGATTAGAGAGTTTCGTCCACCAGAACCTTATAAAGGTAAGGGGATTAAGTATAGCGATGAAGTTATTATTCGCAAAGCTGGTAAAACTGCTAAGAAATGA
- the rpsQ gene encoding 30S ribosomal protein S17, with translation MSEKQAHKRIIQGEVVSKAGDKSVTILVERKVVHPKYRKIVKRFKKYTIHDENNSAKVGDVVAAIECSPISKNKAFKLKDIVSVGV, from the coding sequence ATGAGTGAAAAACAAGCACATAAAAGAATTATCCAGGGCGAAGTTGTAAGTAAAGCTGGTGATAAGAGTGTAACGATTTTAGTAGAGAGAAAAGTTGTGCACCCAAAATATAGAAAAATTGTTAAAAGATTTAAGAAATACACTATTCATGATGAGAATAATAGTGCAAAAGTAGGAGATGTGGTTGCAGCAATTGAATGTTCACCAATTTCTAAAAACAAAGCATTTAAGCTTAAAGATATAGTTTCAGTAGGAGTGTAA